The proteins below are encoded in one region of Syntrophotalea carbinolica DSM 2380:
- the nrfH gene encoding cytochrome c nitrite reductase small subunit: MAVFKTKFHRWLGVATALLGALAGLGAYTFMYAEGLSYFSTDPTACANCHIMKSHYDSWQKASHHGAATCVDCHLPVDFFAKYMAKASNGYHHSKGFTFQDFHEPILIKEGNSHILQENCLRCHGDIVSEMLAGATSDKDAVRCVKCHADVGHGETVGLGGAMTPEEFMTTGVRKEP, encoded by the coding sequence ATGGCGGTATTCAAAACCAAATTCCATCGCTGGTTGGGCGTAGCGACTGCCTTGCTTGGCGCACTGGCAGGCCTTGGTGCGTACACTTTCATGTATGCAGAAGGGCTCTCCTACTTCAGTACGGACCCGACGGCCTGTGCGAATTGCCACATCATGAAATCTCACTATGACTCATGGCAAAAAGCCAGCCATCACGGGGCGGCTACTTGCGTGGATTGTCACCTCCCTGTCGATTTTTTCGCAAAATATATGGCCAAAGCCTCGAACGGTTACCATCATTCCAAAGGGTTTACGTTCCAGGACTTTCACGAGCCTATTCTTATCAAAGAAGGCAACAGCCATATTCTTCAGGAAAACTGTCTGAGATGCCACGGAGATATTGTATCGGAAATGCTGGCAGGCGCGACGAGCGATAAGGATGCTGTGCGTTGTGTTAAGTGCCATGCGGATGTCGGGCACGGTGAGACGGTGGGGCTGGGCGGTGCAATGACGCCGGAAGAGTTCATGACAACGGGAGTCCGGAAGGAGCCTTGA
- a CDS encoding YheU family protein translates to MTSTPKINADHGEQGIDIPYEQLNPDTLRRMIEEFVTRDGSNWAEAGCTLEDKVKQVLAQLKARKVKVVFDLTSQTANLVPCP, encoded by the coding sequence ATGACGAGTACTCCGAAAATTAATGCCGATCATGGCGAACAAGGCATAGACATCCCCTACGAACAGCTCAACCCGGATACCCTGCGGCGCATGATCGAGGAGTTTGTAACGAGGGATGGCTCAAATTGGGCGGAAGCCGGCTGCACGCTTGAAGACAAAGTCAAACAGGTGCTCGCACAACTGAAAGCAAGGAAGGTCAAAGTGGTTTTTGATCTGACCTCGCAAACGGCCAATCTGGTGCCCTGCCCCTGA
- a CDS encoding lysophospholipid acyltransferase family protein translates to MSSMHSEPGSRRARVLGAIGAWLLRLWCLSWRKRFAGVEYLDECIAGGQPTLVLFWHGSYVPLFALLRGRPACILTNSSLRGQVIAQISRRFGYATLELPDEHGRRFLAALRKARHEHVAWGTAADGPLGPGGRIKPPLITLAAHFGFSVQLVGVAARRAWRLNRRWDRMLLPLPFTRVGLVIGEPIQLPKGLDKAMAARQAKVLEASMARCALQAQDLLR, encoded by the coding sequence ATGAGTTCCATGCACTCCGAACCCGGCTCACGGCGGGCCCGCGTACTCGGGGCCATCGGCGCCTGGCTGCTGCGCTTGTGGTGCCTGTCGTGGCGCAAACGGTTTGCCGGTGTGGAATATCTCGATGAGTGCATCGCCGGCGGCCAGCCGACCCTGGTGCTGTTCTGGCACGGCTCCTATGTGCCGCTGTTCGCTCTGCTGCGTGGGCGTCCGGCCTGCATCCTCACCAACAGCTCTTTGCGCGGCCAGGTCATTGCCCAGATCAGCCGACGGTTCGGATATGCCACCCTGGAACTGCCCGATGAGCATGGCCGGCGTTTTCTGGCAGCACTGCGCAAAGCCCGTCATGAGCATGTCGCCTGGGGCACCGCCGCCGACGGACCGTTGGGCCCCGGGGGGCGCATCAAACCGCCGCTGATCACCCTCGCCGCGCATTTCGGGTTTTCCGTGCAACTGGTCGGGGTGGCGGCCCGCCGCGCCTGGCGACTTAACCGCCGCTGGGACCGCATGCTGCTGCCCCTGCCGTTTACCCGGGTCGGGCTGGTGATCGGTGAGCCGATCCAACTGCCGAAGGGGCTGGACAAAGCCATGGCGGCGCGACAGGCGAAAGTCCTGGAGGCATCCATGGCGCGATGTGCGCTGCAGGCGCAGGATCTGCTACGATAG
- a CDS encoding GNAT family N-acetyltransferase: MKIRKLTEENRAKVYALLRRAFPRSTYEADLVEAFHKNATPIHEWVCIHTNKVIAYIAFSHAYHGNEICGLHLAPMAVAPEFQKQGVGSELLKFALRQAAIKSQPLFVLGEPRFYKRFGFEPCSTPICPFDKNNAHFLSLHDTTAEKFMIGYEAEFKTTGKPSKAGGKKRR, encoded by the coding sequence ATGAAAATACGGAAATTGACGGAAGAAAACCGCGCCAAGGTCTACGCCCTGTTACGGCGGGCCTTTCCCCGTAGCACATACGAAGCCGATCTGGTTGAGGCTTTCCATAAGAACGCCACCCCGATCCACGAATGGGTATGCATCCATACCAACAAGGTTATCGCCTACATCGCCTTTTCTCACGCCTATCACGGCAACGAGATTTGCGGATTGCACCTGGCACCCATGGCCGTCGCCCCCGAATTTCAAAAACAGGGCGTCGGCTCGGAACTGCTCAAATTTGCGTTAAGACAGGCAGCGATCAAAAGCCAGCCCCTGTTTGTGTTGGGCGAGCCCCGTTTCTATAAACGCTTCGGCTTTGAGCCCTGCAGTACGCCCATATGCCCTTTCGATAAAAACAACGCCCACTTCCTGAGCCTGCATGACACGACCGCCGAAAAATTCATGATCGGCTATGAAGCGGAGTTTAAAACCACCGGCAAACCATCCAAGGCCGGGGGAAAAAAGCGGCGTTGA
- a CDS encoding cupin domain-containing protein produces MEIVEAKTADLTANPHQVNASKLHDSEHAQIIHIVLEPGESLKKHITPVDVIFYVLEGQGIVEIGEEKQQVGPDTLINSPAKIPHCWYNESSAVLRFLVVKVPRPTEATKLL; encoded by the coding sequence ATGGAAATCGTCGAAGCAAAAACGGCTGACCTCACAGCCAATCCCCACCAAGTCAATGCCAGCAAGCTGCATGACTCGGAACATGCCCAGATCATACATATCGTTCTCGAACCGGGTGAATCACTGAAGAAACATATCACCCCCGTGGATGTGATTTTTTACGTGCTCGAAGGCCAGGGGATCGTCGAAATCGGCGAAGAGAAGCAACAGGTTGGGCCCGACACCCTGATCAATAGCCCGGCGAAAATACCCCACTGCTGGTACAACGAAAGTTCCGCCGTACTCAGGTTTCTGGTGGTCAAAGTGCCACGCCCGACGGAGGCCACGAAGCTGCTATGA
- a CDS encoding alpha-keto acid decarboxylase family protein, translating into MKQPTTVSEYLIRRLADYGVEHVFGVPGDYVLQFYQQLENSPLKVVNTCDEQGAGFAADAYARLRGLGVVCVTYCVGGLKIANTTAQAFAEKSPLVVISGAPGLNERHQNPLLHHKVRDFDTQLNIFRHLTVAATDLIDVENACCEIDRVLAAAVRHKRPVYIELPRDLTGTVCSCTRNPLPPATGSDPDALREALAETVQRLGQARHPVLVAGIEIQRFGLQKPFMQLVEATGIPFATTPLSKSTLSEDHPLFVGVYEGAVGKEQVRQVVEQSDCLVMLGAFMTDVNLGIFTADLDQALTVSSSSDGSSIAFHQYSKVFLVDFLSGLLAQDLPQRALTADQPSPASSVFEAQAKPITIARLFEYLEIFIDRHIVLLADPGEAMFAAADLTIRHPAAFLSPAYYTSMGFAVPGAIGAQLARPDLRPLVLVGDGAFQMTGMEISTAARFGLSPIVVVLNNNGYGTERPMTDGGFNDIPAWDYHRLPEVVGAGQGFEVYTEQDFDQALKAAMERTDAPSIIDVHLDPDDHSPALKRLTDALGAKVRGEK; encoded by the coding sequence ATGAAACAACCGACAACGGTTAGTGAATACCTCATCCGTCGCTTGGCCGACTACGGTGTGGAACACGTCTTCGGCGTGCCGGGCGATTACGTGCTGCAGTTTTACCAGCAACTCGAAAACAGCCCCCTGAAGGTGGTCAACACCTGCGATGAGCAGGGTGCCGGTTTCGCCGCCGATGCCTATGCCCGGCTGCGCGGTCTCGGCGTAGTCTGCGTCACTTACTGCGTCGGCGGGCTCAAGATCGCCAACACCACCGCCCAGGCTTTTGCCGAGAAATCGCCGCTGGTGGTGATCAGCGGTGCTCCGGGTCTGAACGAGCGTCACCAGAATCCCCTGTTGCACCACAAGGTACGCGATTTCGATACCCAGCTCAACATTTTCCGGCATTTGACCGTGGCCGCCACCGATCTGATCGATGTCGAGAACGCCTGCTGCGAGATCGATCGGGTGCTGGCCGCTGCGGTGCGCCACAAGCGGCCGGTCTATATCGAACTGCCTCGCGACCTGACCGGCACGGTATGCAGCTGCACGCGCAACCCTCTGCCCCCGGCGACAGGGAGCGATCCTGACGCCCTGCGCGAAGCGCTGGCCGAAACGGTGCAGCGCCTCGGGCAGGCCCGGCATCCGGTCCTGGTTGCCGGCATCGAGATTCAACGCTTCGGTCTGCAGAAGCCCTTCATGCAGCTGGTGGAGGCCACCGGTATCCCCTTTGCCACCACCCCCTTGAGCAAATCGACCCTGTCCGAGGACCATCCTCTGTTTGTCGGGGTCTACGAAGGGGCCGTCGGCAAGGAGCAGGTCCGCCAGGTTGTGGAACAGAGCGATTGTCTGGTGATGCTCGGTGCTTTCATGACCGACGTCAACCTGGGGATCTTCACCGCCGACCTCGATCAGGCTCTGACGGTCTCATCTTCCAGCGACGGCAGTTCCATCGCCTTCCATCAGTATTCCAAGGTGTTTCTGGTCGATTTCTTGTCCGGCTTGCTTGCCCAGGATTTGCCCCAAAGGGCCCTGACCGCTGACCAACCATCACCGGCATCGTCGGTATTTGAGGCGCAGGCTAAGCCCATCACCATTGCCCGTCTGTTCGAATACCTGGAAATCTTTATCGACCGCCACATCGTGCTGCTGGCCGATCCCGGTGAAGCGATGTTCGCTGCCGCCGATCTGACCATACGCCACCCGGCCGCCTTTCTCTCTCCGGCTTATTACACCTCCATGGGATTTGCCGTGCCCGGCGCCATCGGCGCCCAATTGGCGCGTCCCGACCTGCGTCCCCTGGTGCTGGTCGGTGACGGCGCTTTCCAGATGACCGGCATGGAAATCTCCACCGCCGCCCGTTTCGGCCTGTCGCCCATCGTCGTGGTGCTCAACAACAACGGTTACGGTACCGAACGCCCCATGACCGATGGCGGCTTCAACGACATTCCGGCCTGGGATTATCATCGCTTGCCGGAGGTGGTCGGCGCCGGACAAGGTTTCGAGGTCTACACCGAACAGGACTTCGATCAGGCCCTCAAGGCTGCCATGGAACGCACCGATGCGCCGAGCATCATCGACGTGCATCTTGATCCCGACGATCATTCGCCGGCCTTGAAACGTCTTACCGATGCCTTGGGAGCCAAGGTCAGAGGGGAGAAGTGA
- a CDS encoding ammonia-forming cytochrome c nitrite reductase subunit c552, translating into MESQKDKTKFQIVVISVAVIAAVAAVLIAGLLMNIFERKAEALKPYVRLVEVDEDTTDPAEWGKNWPKQYDAYLRTAEATRTRFGGHGGSEALPEEKIERDPWLKRMFLGYAFSIDYRDRRGHAYMLEDQETTKRQTKPQSGSCIHCHASVMPLYRKLGDGDADKGFEKTFAMSYQETNKMLHDMGHAHSVSCVDCHSPESMQLRVTRPGFIRGIQSLAEGDAPVPHLPSIERWRTGDRKEKYDPNKDASRNELRGFVCGQCHVEYYCANKMPLTFPWGNGLKMEDLEKTWDETKFADGGRFFDYKHKESGAEILKAQHPEYELWSQGIHARSGVTCADCHMPYMRDGATKISDHWVRSPLLNVNRSCQTCHHFPEEELKERVDAIQERNFNLLQRAGQALMGQLDAIAQAKKAGATEEQLQPSLELQRKAQWRIDYIAAENSMGFHAPQEAARILGEAVDYARQGEIAALKFTKAPR; encoded by the coding sequence ATGGAATCACAGAAAGACAAGACAAAATTTCAGATCGTGGTTATCAGTGTCGCTGTCATAGCGGCAGTGGCCGCCGTTCTGATTGCCGGCTTGCTCATGAATATTTTCGAGCGCAAAGCCGAGGCGCTGAAACCGTACGTGCGCCTTGTCGAAGTGGATGAAGATACCACCGATCCTGCAGAGTGGGGCAAAAACTGGCCCAAGCAATACGATGCCTATTTACGCACCGCTGAGGCGACACGGACGCGTTTTGGCGGTCATGGCGGCTCTGAAGCCCTGCCGGAGGAAAAGATTGAGCGCGATCCCTGGTTGAAGCGCATGTTCCTAGGCTATGCCTTTTCCATCGATTACCGAGACCGCCGTGGACATGCCTACATGCTTGAGGATCAGGAGACCACCAAGCGTCAGACCAAGCCCCAATCGGGTTCGTGCATACACTGCCATGCATCGGTGATGCCCCTGTATCGAAAACTGGGCGATGGCGATGCTGATAAAGGATTCGAAAAGACCTTTGCCATGAGTTATCAGGAGACCAATAAAATGCTTCACGACATGGGGCATGCGCATTCGGTTTCCTGCGTGGACTGCCATTCTCCGGAAAGTATGCAGCTACGGGTGACCCGCCCCGGTTTCATTCGTGGTATCCAGTCGCTGGCAGAGGGTGATGCCCCTGTGCCTCATTTGCCGTCTATCGAGCGGTGGCGCACCGGAGACCGAAAAGAGAAGTACGACCCCAACAAGGACGCCAGCCGAAACGAGCTGCGCGGTTTCGTTTGTGGTCAATGCCATGTTGAGTATTATTGCGCCAACAAGATGCCGCTGACCTTCCCCTGGGGCAACGGGCTGAAGATGGAGGACCTCGAGAAGACCTGGGATGAGACGAAATTCGCGGACGGAGGCCGCTTCTTCGACTACAAGCACAAGGAATCCGGCGCCGAGATTCTAAAAGCGCAACACCCCGAATATGAACTGTGGAGCCAAGGGATTCATGCGCGCAGCGGTGTGACCTGCGCGGATTGCCATATGCCCTACATGAGGGATGGCGCCACCAAGATTTCCGACCACTGGGTGCGCAGTCCCTTGCTGAATGTCAATCGATCATGCCAGACCTGTCATCATTTCCCCGAGGAGGAATTGAAGGAGCGTGTGGACGCCATTCAGGAACGCAATTTCAATCTGCTGCAACGGGCCGGCCAGGCACTGATGGGCCAACTGGATGCCATCGCACAGGCGAAAAAGGCGGGAGCTACGGAAGAACAATTGCAACCGTCTTTGGAACTCCAGAGAAAAGCTCAATGGCGGATCGACTACATTGCAGCCGAAAACTCCATGGGATTCCACGCGCCGCAAGAGGCGGCACGTATTCTGGGCGAAGCTGTGGATTATGCACGACAGGGGGAAATTGCCGCACTGAAGTTTACCAAGGCACCTCGTTAG
- a CDS encoding hexameric tyrosine-coordinated heme protein, which translates to MMKEKPPLSLITKTPEEGFQLAVSLARKGVKTTQPDKEVLFMLREVYSRDADSLIACSQVIAIHFQTVAAANNYWRE; encoded by the coding sequence ATGATGAAGGAAAAGCCGCCTCTTTCCTTGATCACAAAAACACCAGAAGAAGGTTTTCAACTTGCTGTTAGCTTGGCAAGAAAAGGAGTCAAAACAACACAGCCGGACAAAGAGGTTTTGTTTATGCTCCGTGAAGTCTATTCCAGGGACGCAGACTCATTAATTGCTTGCTCACAAGTAATAGCGATACACTTTCAAACCGTAGCCGCTGCTAACAATTATTGGCGAGAATAG
- the rnhA gene encoding ribonuclease HI, translating into MNPSPQLYLLDGSSYIYRAFYGIRDVATADGMPTNAVFGFTRMLLNLLQEHSPDYLAVVFDRPREETFRREIYSEYKAHRDAMPDELAPQIPYIRQILQALNIPALEAPGFEADDVIATLGRRHAADGLQVTVVTGDKDLMQIVGDRIELLDTMKDTRSGAQQVFERFGVPPELVADVLGLAGDTSDNIPGVPGVGEKTASELVQRFGSLEGVLKWTSLVNGKKRRSNLETYAEQARLSKTLATLRDDVPLEISLADLQRRKPNLAELIPLLRELEFEALEIAFTPPPPNVVEIYSDGSGRDSGPGGYGVILRYGEHEKELSGFEPAATSQRMELLAAIRGLEALNKPQKVRVFSDSQYLVRGMSQWMHGWIRDDRLETPGALANQDLWQQLLALSKQHEVSWEWVRGHAGHPFNERCDKLAKQAVEEGLQKTAEVSQPEAMATEELPRPVQPKPAKRAAAPTREDTEFDVEEDGQLRLC; encoded by the coding sequence GTGAATCCATCGCCGCAACTGTACTTACTCGACGGCTCCAGTTACATCTACCGGGCCTTCTACGGCATCCGCGATGTCGCCACCGCTGACGGCATGCCCACCAATGCCGTCTTCGGTTTCACCAGGATGCTGCTGAACCTGCTGCAGGAGCACAGTCCCGATTATCTGGCCGTGGTATTCGATCGCCCCAGGGAGGAGACCTTCCGCCGGGAAATTTATTCGGAATACAAGGCCCATCGGGATGCCATGCCCGACGAACTGGCACCGCAGATCCCTTACATCCGGCAGATCCTGCAAGCCCTCAACATCCCCGCTCTGGAAGCCCCCGGATTTGAGGCCGATGATGTCATTGCCACCCTGGGCCGCCGCCATGCCGCCGATGGCCTCCAGGTCACGGTGGTCACCGGCGACAAGGATCTGATGCAGATCGTCGGCGACCGTATCGAACTGCTCGACACCATGAAGGATACGCGCTCCGGTGCGCAACAGGTGTTTGAGCGCTTCGGCGTCCCCCCGGAACTGGTAGCCGATGTCCTGGGACTGGCCGGCGACACCTCGGACAATATCCCCGGTGTGCCCGGGGTCGGTGAGAAGACCGCCTCCGAGCTGGTACAACGGTTCGGCTCTCTGGAAGGCGTCCTCAAATGGACCAGTCTGGTCAACGGCAAGAAACGCCGCAGCAATTTGGAAACCTATGCCGAGCAAGCCCGACTCTCCAAAACCCTGGCCACCCTGCGGGACGATGTCCCCCTGGAGATATCTCTGGCCGACCTGCAACGGCGCAAACCGAACCTTGCGGAGCTGATTCCCCTGTTGCGTGAACTGGAATTCGAGGCTCTGGAGATCGCCTTCACCCCGCCGCCGCCGAACGTGGTTGAAATCTACAGCGATGGTTCGGGGCGGGACTCTGGCCCCGGAGGCTATGGTGTGATTCTGCGTTATGGGGAACACGAAAAGGAGTTGAGCGGATTTGAACCTGCCGCCACCTCGCAACGCATGGAACTGCTGGCGGCGATCCGTGGACTGGAGGCCCTGAATAAACCGCAGAAGGTGCGGGTATTCAGCGATTCCCAGTACCTGGTGCGAGGCATGAGCCAGTGGATGCACGGATGGATTCGTGATGACCGCCTCGAGACTCCGGGCGCCCTTGCCAACCAGGATCTCTGGCAGCAGCTGCTGGCTCTGTCCAAGCAGCATGAGGTCAGCTGGGAATGGGTGCGGGGCCACGCCGGCCATCCCTTCAATGAACGGTGCGACAAGCTGGCAAAACAGGCGGTGGAAGAGGGCCTGCAAAAGACGGCAGAGGTTTCGCAACCCGAGGCGATGGCAACAGAAGAGCTGCCCCGACCAGTACAGCCGAAACCCGCCAAACGGGCTGCGGCTCCGACCAGAGAGGATACAGAATTCGATGTCGAGGAAGACGGTCAGCTGCGGCTGTGTTAA
- a CDS encoding glycosyltransferase, protein MNILMVTNTFTPHVGGVARSVQSYCDAFRQRGHRVLVIAPHFDGVPAHEPDVLRFPAIEHFHHSDFSVPLPAPVGLHRTLDEFAPDIVHSHHPFLLGHTALRTAAQRQLPMLFTHHTMYERYTHYLPIDSERVRRFAIELAVGYCNLCDAVVAPSTTLADCLRRRGVQRPIEVIPTGIDPQPYEGADGAAFREKIGVPAETFLVGYLGRLSPEKNLGFLARSVAAFMQQHSQVRFLMVGEGPARQEVQDIFREKQLTERLHLVGLLDRAVLAAAYRAMDTFVFASQSETQGMVLAEAMTAGTPVIAVSAPGVRDIVRDGYNGYLLAKEDSELFVAALNGMLALSRADRQRLQDGALDTARDFSMSRSADRMLALYAHLIVGHGKISPHHKRWTAARNRMEEEWKILHNITHALAEALRTETGLQPRETSE, encoded by the coding sequence ATGAACATCCTGATGGTCACCAACACCTTCACCCCGCATGTCGGCGGCGTGGCGCGCAGCGTTCAGAGTTATTGCGATGCCTTCCGCCAAAGGGGCCACCGGGTACTGGTCATTGCGCCGCACTTTGACGGCGTGCCGGCCCACGAACCTGATGTGCTGCGTTTTCCCGCTATCGAGCACTTCCATCACAGCGACTTTTCCGTGCCGTTGCCGGCGCCGGTCGGACTGCATCGCACTCTGGATGAATTCGCCCCCGACATCGTCCATTCCCATCACCCCTTTCTGCTGGGCCATACGGCGCTGCGAACGGCGGCACAGCGGCAACTGCCGATGCTGTTTACCCATCACACCATGTACGAGCGTTATACCCACTACCTGCCCATCGACTCCGAGCGGGTGCGGCGCTTTGCCATTGAACTGGCGGTCGGTTATTGCAATCTGTGCGATGCCGTGGTGGCACCCAGCACCACCCTGGCCGACTGTTTACGGCGCAGGGGGGTGCAGCGCCCTATCGAGGTTATCCCGACCGGCATCGACCCGCAGCCGTATGAGGGGGCGGATGGAGCGGCCTTCCGCGAAAAGATCGGCGTTCCTGCAGAGACTTTTCTGGTCGGCTATCTCGGCCGTTTGTCGCCGGAGAAAAACCTCGGCTTTCTGGCCCGCTCGGTGGCGGCTTTTATGCAGCAGCATTCGCAGGTGAGGTTTTTGATGGTTGGCGAAGGCCCGGCGCGGCAAGAGGTGCAGGACATTTTCCGCGAAAAACAACTGACCGAGCGTCTACATCTGGTTGGATTGCTGGATCGTGCCGTACTGGCCGCTGCATACCGGGCCATGGATACGTTTGTGTTCGCGTCCCAAAGCGAAACCCAGGGCATGGTGCTGGCGGAGGCCATGACGGCCGGCACACCGGTGATCGCCGTGTCGGCTCCGGGGGTGCGCGATATCGTGCGGGACGGATACAATGGTTACCTGCTGGCCAAGGAGGACAGTGAGCTTTTCGTGGCCGCCCTGAACGGCATGTTGGCGTTGTCCCGGGCAGATCGACAACGCCTGCAAGACGGGGCCCTGGATACCGCCCGGGACTTCAGTATGTCCCGCAGCGCGGATCGCATGCTGGCTTTGTATGCGCATCTGATTGTCGGGCACGGCAAAATATCGCCGCATCACAAACGCTGGACGGCAGCCCGCAATCGCATGGAAGAGGAATGGAAAATTCTGCACAATATCACCCACGCGCTGGCGGAGGCGCTGCGTACGGAAACCGGTCTGCAGCCAAGGGAAACCAGCGAATGA